A portion of the Blastochloris tepida genome contains these proteins:
- the tnpC gene encoding IS66 family transposase, which produces MDADGDAAAELAALKEALAAERAKTLEVAADLAVARAKASEDQALIAYQKLQIAKLERQIYGQRSERAARLIEQLALAFEELEAGATEDERAAEQAAAQTTTVRGFTRKRAERQTFPEHLPRERVVIDPPAACACCGGTRLRKIGEDVTRTLEVIPRQWKVIETVRERFSCRDCETVSQAPAPFHSIPRGWAGPSLLAMIMVDKFGQHQPLNRQAERYALEGVPIALSTMADAVGAVCSELAPLLRRLEAHVMAAERLHADDTTVPVLAKGKTDTGRCWVYVRDDRPFGGTDPPAAMFYYSRDRRGEHPQGHLAGYAGILQADAYDGYAPLYLVGRAPGPIREAACWAHARRPFFAMADIEGTARRRAAGRTDAVLSPIAIEMVRRIDELFEIERSITGTSAQQRLAVRQERSRPLVEDLHRHMREELAKLARGHDLAKAFNYILKRWASFTLFLEDGRVCLSNNAAERGLRGIALGRKSWLFCGSDRGGHRAAAMYSLIVTAKMNGIDPQAWLADVLARLPSHPAHRLDDLLPWNWAPRPSALSARAA; this is translated from the coding sequence ATGGACGCCGATGGTGATGCTGCCGCCGAACTCGCCGCGCTGAAGGAGGCGTTGGCGGCTGAGCGCGCAAAGACGCTGGAGGTCGCCGCAGACCTTGCGGTGGCGCGCGCCAAGGCCTCGGAAGATCAGGCGCTGATCGCCTATCAGAAGCTGCAGATCGCCAAGCTCGAGCGGCAGATTTACGGCCAGCGGTCGGAACGTGCGGCACGGCTGATCGAGCAGCTGGCGCTGGCGTTCGAGGAGCTCGAAGCGGGCGCGACCGAGGACGAACGCGCGGCCGAACAGGCCGCCGCCCAGACGACGACCGTGCGGGGCTTTACCCGCAAGCGCGCCGAGCGCCAGACCTTCCCCGAGCATCTGCCGCGGGAGCGCGTGGTGATCGATCCCCCGGCGGCCTGCGCGTGCTGTGGCGGCACGCGGCTGCGCAAGATCGGCGAGGACGTGACGCGGACGCTGGAGGTGATCCCGCGCCAGTGGAAGGTGATCGAGACGGTGCGGGAGAGGTTCAGCTGCCGCGACTGCGAGACGGTCTCCCAGGCGCCGGCGCCGTTCCATAGCATCCCGCGGGGCTGGGCCGGTCCCAGCCTGCTGGCCATGATCATGGTCGACAAGTTCGGCCAGCATCAGCCGCTGAACCGGCAGGCCGAGCGTTACGCGCTGGAGGGCGTGCCGATCGCGCTGTCGACGATGGCGGACGCCGTGGGGGCGGTCTGCAGCGAGCTCGCTCCGCTGCTCCGCCGCCTGGAGGCTCATGTGATGGCGGCAGAGCGGCTGCACGCGGATGACACGACCGTGCCGGTGCTGGCCAAGGGCAAGACCGACACCGGGCGCTGCTGGGTCTATGTCCGCGACGACCGGCCCTTCGGCGGCACCGATCCTCCGGCGGCGATGTTCTACTATTCGCGCGACCGCCGGGGCGAGCACCCCCAGGGGCATCTCGCCGGCTACGCGGGCATCCTGCAGGCCGACGCCTATGACGGCTACGCCCCGCTCTACCTGGTCGGACGCGCCCCTGGGCCGATCCGGGAGGCGGCCTGTTGGGCCCACGCGCGGCGGCCGTTCTTCGCCATGGCCGACATCGAGGGGACGGCGCGGCGCCGGGCCGCCGGCAGGACGGACGCCGTGCTCTCGCCGATCGCCATCGAGATGGTGCGCCGGATCGACGAGCTGTTCGAGATCGAGCGGTCGATCACCGGCACCAGCGCGCAGCAGCGCCTCGCCGTTCGCCAGGAGCGAAGCCGCCCCCTGGTCGAGGATCTTCATCGCCACATGCGCGAGGAGCTTGCCAAGCTCGCGCGCGGGCACGACCTCGCCAAGGCGTTCAATTACATCCTGAAGCGCTGGGCGAGCTTCACGCTGTTCCTCGAGGATGGGCGGGTTTGCCTGTCGAACAACGCCGCCGAACGCGGGCTTCGCGGCATCGCTCTTGGTCGCAAGTCGTGGCTGTTCTGCGGGTCCGATCGGGGCGGGCACCGCGCCGCCGCCATGTACAGCCTGATTGTCACGGCCAAGATGAACGGCATCGATCCGCAGGCCTGGCTGGCCGACGTCCTGGCGCGCCTGCCAAGCCACCCGGCGCATAGGCTCGATGACCTCCTGCCCTGGAATTGGGCGCCACGGCCCTCGGCACTCTCCGCTCGGGCGGCGTGA
- the tnpB gene encoding IS66 family insertion sequence element accessory protein TnpB (TnpB, as the term is used for proteins encoded by IS66 family insertion elements, is considered an accessory protein, since TnpC, encoded by a neighboring gene, is a DDE family transposase.) has product MIPVPAGVRIWIATGHTDMRKGMQGLALLVQEGLGRDPFGGDVFVFRGRAGTLIKALWHDGIGLSLYAKRLDRGRFVWPATVDGAVALTAAQMSYLLEAIDWRNPQHTWRPQSAG; this is encoded by the coding sequence ATGATCCCGGTTCCGGCGGGCGTGCGGATCTGGATCGCGACCGGACATACGGACATGCGCAAGGGCATGCAGGGCCTGGCGCTGCTGGTGCAGGAAGGGCTCGGCCGCGACCCGTTCGGCGGCGACGTCTTCGTGTTCCGGGGCCGCGCCGGGACCTTGATCAAGGCGTTGTGGCACGACGGCATCGGCTTGTCGCTCTACGCCAAGCGGCTCGACCGCGGGCGCTTCGTGTGGCCGGCCACGGTCGACGGCGCGGTGGCGCTGACGGCGGCGCAAATGAGTTATCTGCTCGAGGCGATCGACTGGCGCAATCCCCAGCACACATGGCGGCCGCAGAGCGCGGGCTGA
- the tnpA gene encoding IS66-like element accessory protein TnpA — protein MSQMTVLTGPERRRRWSGEERREIVAAAFAPEAIVADVARRYGVSTSLIYKWRHEVGDGTSGVGFARAIVVEAGGTAAATREDGAAIVVELAGGVRVEIGASAPAALVTATLKALR, from the coding sequence ATGAGCCAGATGACGGTGCTGACGGGGCCGGAGCGGCGCCGGCGGTGGAGCGGCGAGGAACGGCGGGAGATCGTGGCGGCGGCGTTTGCGCCGGAGGCGATCGTGGCGGACGTAGCACGGCGCTACGGGGTATCGACCAGCCTGATCTACAAATGGCGGCACGAGGTTGGCGACGGGACGAGCGGGGTTGGGTTCGCCCGCGCGATCGTCGTGGAGGCCGGTGGGACGGCCGCGGCCACGAGGGAAGACGGCGCCGCGATCGTCGTGGAATTGGCCGGCGGCGTGCGGGTTGAGATCGGCGCGTCTGCGCCGGCGGCGTTGGTGACGGCAACCCTCAAGGCGCTGCGATGA
- a CDS encoding endo alpha-1,4 polygalactosaminidase yields MSSLLTRRTVLGGGAGVAVSSLLARRPAAARAAFDGESPLRWVVFYGQTANEDVLAGYDIVILDPAFKGSLARIGMGRASVCGYLSIGEVRTGSPAFASLDRAALLEENPDWPGTRRVDVRHPAWRASLLDEQIPSLLSLGFKGLMLDTLDTPPYLEETNPDRYKGMTDAAVDIVQSIRKRWPEISIIANRGYAILPRLVESIDAVIAESLLTTPNSAGTGFVLADGQSVEFQLRLLEPARTRHPAVPILTLDYWDLADRDGVCRIYGRERALGHHPYVATRLLDRVVPQPACEARI; encoded by the coding sequence GTGTCCTCCCTGCTGACCAGACGGACGGTTCTTGGCGGCGGTGCCGGGGTTGCGGTGTCGTCGCTTCTGGCGCGGCGCCCGGCTGCCGCGCGCGCAGCGTTCGATGGCGAATCGCCATTGCGATGGGTGGTGTTCTACGGTCAGACCGCAAACGAGGACGTTCTCGCCGGCTACGACATCGTCATTCTCGACCCGGCCTTCAAAGGCTCGCTGGCGCGCATCGGCATGGGGCGGGCGTCCGTCTGCGGCTATCTCAGCATTGGCGAGGTCCGCACCGGCAGTCCGGCGTTTGCAAGCCTGGATCGCGCCGCGCTGCTTGAGGAGAATCCCGATTGGCCGGGAACGCGGCGGGTCGACGTCCGGCATCCCGCATGGCGCGCCTCGCTTCTCGATGAGCAGATCCCGTCCCTGCTGTCCCTGGGCTTCAAGGGGCTCATGCTGGATACGCTCGACACGCCGCCATATCTCGAGGAAACGAATCCGGACCGCTACAAGGGCATGACGGACGCCGCGGTCGATATCGTGCAGTCGATCCGCAAGCGCTGGCCGGAGATCTCGATCATCGCCAACCGTGGCTACGCCATCCTTCCGCGCTTGGTCGAGAGCATCGACGCCGTCATCGCCGAGAGCCTGCTGACGACGCCCAATTCTGCCGGCACCGGCTTCGTGCTGGCCGACGGGCAGAGTGTCGAGTTCCAGCTGCGATTGCTCGAGCCCGCGCGGACGCGCCACCCGGCCGTGCCCATTCTGACCCTCGACTACTGGGATCTAGCGGACAGGGACGGTGTGTGCAGGATCTATGGCCGGGAGCGCGCGCTGGGCCATCACCCCTATGTGGCGACACGCCTCCTCGATCGGGTCGTGCCCCAGCCTGCGTGTGAAGCCCGCATCTGA